The Phycisphaeraceae bacterium genome contains the following window.
CGTGTCGGCCGCGTCGGCAATCCAGGTGACATTCTCGATATCGCGTTCGAGGCGGCGCTGCTGGCGCTGGATGTCCGAGAGGCTGGGCTCCATCTCGATGTTGCGGTCGGCGCGGAAGCGGTTGAGCGAGCCGGCCTGGTTGAGGAACTGCGTGAGATCGAAGGCGGGCTGGAGGGCGGTGACCTCGTCACGAATCTCGTGTATGCGAGGAACAGCGGCGTTGATCTGGTCGAGGGTTGTGCCGGTGCGGGTGAGGCGGCGCAGAAGCCGTCGCGTTTCGCGGCTCTTCATGGCGATGGTGCGTGCGTCGGCGCGGACCTGCACGAGTCTGCGGCGGACCAGTTCGATGTGTGAGTCGGTGCGGGCTGGGTACTCCGTCTTCGGGAGACGGTGCGACGGAGCTCCGGCGCAGGCATCGAGGGCGGCAGCGAGAGTCGTGGTGATCGTGTGCTGCTTAGCGACTCCGCCTTCGGTTGCGTCGATGACGCGCAGGCCCTGGGCCGAATCGGCGAGAAAGTCGCTTTCGAACTGGGCGAGGTAGGTGGCCATCTGTTCGTCGGTGTAGATGGGGCGGCCGAGGATATCGACCTTGCGACGGAGGAGCGATTTCTGGCGTGCGATTCGTTCCCATTCGAACATTTCGAGTGTGCGGAACTCGCTGAGTTCGCTCGCCCAGATATTGTGGATGGCGGCGTGCGCGGAGTAGTACTGGCCGTCGGTGAAACCGAGGTCCTGCCCGATGAGGATGACGGGGTCGCAGCCGAGGTGTCGGGCGAAGTAGTAGCAAAGGTGTGCGACAGTCGCACCGGGTTTGATGCTGCCCATGCGACGATGGCGGAGGTCGGTATCGGCGAGGATCGAATCGAGAAGGTCTTCGCCGATGCAACGGATGGTGCCCGGGAAGGCGTCGAGAATGGCGGGATTGGCTTTGGGTTCGACGATGAGTGTGATGCCTTCGACATCTTTGGCGCTGAGGCCTTCGTAGAACCGCTTGCTGATTTCGTGGTGGTCGAGGGCAGCGACGAAGTGGGGGCGGATGCCGCGCGCCAGCATGGTGCGCAGGACGGTCTGGACCGCGATGATGACGCACCGATCGCGCACCGCAGGATCGGCCAGGAGTTCAAGATTGCGTTCGAGACTCGGGCCTGCAGCGACGACGACGGCGGGCGATCCCGCGCAGATGCCGGCGAGATCGGCAACGCCTTGGCAGTTGACGTAGTGATCGAGATTCATCAGTGCGTTGCGCAGCGTGGTCTCGGATTGAACGAGCGTGGTGACGATGGTGGTGCGCAGGGCCTTGAGAACATCGGCCAGGCACCGGCCGAAACGCTCGGCCTGTTCGCCGAGGCGTGGAATGCTTGGGGGATGATCGACAAGCCTCACGCCCAGGGCGACGAGCGCTTCGACGCCGGTGAGGGCGTGTGTGATGGCGGCGCCGTCATCGGGTTCGGTGAGGATGGCGAAGTTGGTCGCGCTGATCCAGTCGGAGTGATCGATGCGTTCGAAAACGGCGCGGAGCAGTTCGAGGTCCGGCTCGAAGCAGAGGAGCGCTCCGGAGCCGCGCTGTCGCTGTGCGATGGCTTCGAGGTGGTGTCCAAGCCCAAAGCCGAGGACGGCGATTCCGGGATGAGACTTTACATCGACGGAGTCTGCAAGGGTGCGGGCTTCGGAGAGAGGGCGACGTCGGCTGGCGAGTTGAGTTCCCCCCACGAATCGGGCGGTAGTCACCCCTTCGTCGCTTGTATCGAACTCGATATCGGTGCGTGGCTGTACCAGTCGGAGGCGTGCTGCGAGTTGTGGACAGGTGCGTGCCAAAGCGGCAAGGTTCCGATCGAGAACCGAGGATTGATCGAGCGTGAAGGGGTCTGCCTGAAAGAAGTCCATGAAACCTCCGGAGCGCAAAGGGTGCGCGTGAGTGGGTGTCGGCAGTCTGATCGGACCTGTCGCGTGCTGGGCGTTAGGATGATGGGTGTGGAGACACGAATGTCGGCAGTTCTTGCGCAACTAAATCTGTTTGAGGGGGCTTCGGTTCCACCGCTGCCTTCTTCGCCGCTGATCGAGCGGATCTTGCTTGACAACCCCTGGCCGACCGTGGTGGCGGTGATGCTGGTTGGGGTGGTGGGGTTTCTGATTCTCAATCAACGCGGGCGGGCCAGACACGGACTGGTGGTGTTCGGGGTCGCGCTGGCGGTGGCGGCGGGGGCGTTCGTTTGCGCGATGGTGGTGGAGACGGATCGCGAAGCGATGAAACAAAGGTCGCGCGAACTGATCGGAGCGGTGGCGCGCGTCGAGGTCGAATTGCTCGAGGAGCTGCTCGATGAGGATCTGGAGTTGAATGTGACGCGAGTGGGCCGAGGGGTGGGAAAAGCGCAGACGATCGCTGCGGTGCGGAGCTACCTCGGGTCGGTCTACCCGGTGCGCGAGCACACGATTCTGGAACTTCAGTCGACGCTTGATGGGCCGAGGCTCGGCCGGACGCAAGTGCGCGTGCGCGTGACGAGCGATGTCGGGGTGCTGCCGAGTTGGTGGCGCATTGATTGGCTGCGGGAGACAGACGGGACGTGGCGTGCCCGACGGATCGAGGCGCTGTGGATACCGGGCGTTTCAAGGCCTGGCGGATAACGGCGCGGCGGATCTGTCAGGTGCAGTGAATGCGTGCACTTGAATGTAGAGAGACAAACGCTTCAGTTCTTGGGAATTGCGACGAGGAAGCTGGATTGCTCGCGTTGCGAGCGGCCTCCGGTGCTGGTGCGTGTGGTTTCGAGAATGGTGCGACCATTGAGCAGGTTGAATGGGTGTCGCGTTCTGGTCGAGGCGAGGCGCGGGCTTTCGATCGGGAAGCCATCCTGAACGTCGTGATCGTCTTCGCCAAAGATGCCGATGGTGACCATACTGCGATTCGGGCCGTGGTAGTAGAAAGCCTGCTCGCCGGATTGTCGGAGCGCGACGACGGCCTTCTCGGCGATTTGGCGGATCTCGGCTTGCTCTGCGGGGGTTGGAACTCGGCCATCTTCGCGGCTGTAGACGGCGATCTGAAGGGTGTAGACGGCACGCTTGCCGTGCTCGGCGTGGACATTGCGGAGGTCGTAGGCGGGAATTGAGCCACGCGAAAGTTCGCCGGAGGGAGGGACGAGAAATGCGTTTTCGTAGAGGCGCGAGCCATCGACCTGGATGTCCTGAACGCGCTGAAGTTCGGCGCGAACAATGGGATCGGTTGGGTTGCGGAAGCTTCCGACAGCGATAATTTTCTTGCCTGCCCGGTCCATGATGAAGGCATCGGGAAGCCTCCCGATGGTGCGGACCTGCTGGAGGAGGATCTCGGCATGTGCGGGGTCGTCGGTAGGAAGTGCTGCGAGAACGATGGTCCAGGCGGAGGGCCCCGCGTTTGAGGGGATGCGGATGGTTTCCTCGCCTTGGTCACCCCCCCATGTCGTACCCGGGGAAGTTGTGGGTCGGCCGAAGACGTCGGTGACGGCCTGTGGGGGTTTTTTCTCGCGCGGCTGTGACGAGCTGCACCCTGGGAGGCTGGATGCGAGTAAGAGTAGGGTACAGGTAACAAGCCGTTTGGATACGGAAGTGTATCCCCGCTGTTTGGGGGTGCTAACTTGCGAAGTTTCATGTACTTGCGCGATGAACATAGAAGAAATTATGCAGCAGTGCGGGTGATTGGGTCGATGAGTGTGCGCCACGGGGAATCGAAGCAATCCATTGAAGAGATACGACTGGGCCGGGTGTGGGATGCACCTGTCTTGACTTAGGGGGACACGATGGAATCTTACGGACCAATTGGCAGGGTGGGTTCAGAACGGTTGTTTCGTGAGGTGCCGGGGCGGTCGGAACGCGCGGTGCCCCCGACGTCGATCGTGAGGCCTGGAGACAGAGTTGAGATCAGTGCGCAAGCGAGTGGGGGTTTTGAGCCTTCCGCGGGTCGGGTAAGGGTTGAGTTGGTGGAACGGGTGCAGCAGGAGATTCGTGCGGGGTCGTATGAGTCCGAGTCGCGGCTCAATGAGGCTGCGGATGCACTGTTCGAGCGGCTGCGTCTGATGTTTTGAGATTCAAGCCTGAACACTGGCGAGTCGCTGGCGTGCGAGGAGCGCGGCTCCGATAACTCCGGCGTCGTCGTCGAGTTTGCTGACGACAACATCGACGGTCTTGGCGACTGCGGGGAAGGCGGCTCGCTGTACACCCAATCGCACGCGATCGACGAAGAGATCCTGAAGCGCTTCGGTGAGTCCGCCGCCGAGAATGATGCGTTCGAGACTGAGCAAGGTGGTGATGCTTCCGAGCGCCATGCCCAGGCGGTCGGCGGCGTCGTCGATGACTTCGATGACGAGTTCATCACCTTTGCGATAGGCATCGGCGAGGGTCTTGGATTTGATTTTGGGGAATTTGTCGCCGAGGAGTTCGGGGATCATGGATTTGCGGTTGGTGCGGATGAGGTGGAGGACGCGATCGACGACGGCGGAGCGGGAGCAGATGTTCTCGATGGTGCGCGAGCCTGGCGGGTTGTTGGGGTAGAGGAGCATGTGCCCGAGTTCGCCGGCCGAGAAGTGGTGGCCATAGAAGAGTTTTCCGTCGAGGATAAGCCCGCCTCCGACACCGGTTCCGATCCATGCTCCGATGAGGTTTCGTGACCCGATGCCGGCGCCGTGGTGTGCTTCGCCATAGACGGCGACGTTGACATCGTTGTCGAGGACGACGGGCATGCCGAGGCGTTCCATGAGCAGTTCGCCGACCGGGGCCATGGTCCAACGGAGATTGACGGCTTCGCGCACGATTCCTGCGACAGGGTCGACGGGGCCGGGCGCTCCGAGGCCGAGGGCGATGAGGTCGGCCATCTGGACTTGGGCGTCCTTGGCAGCGGCACGGATGCCGAGGACGATGCGGTCGAGGATGACTTCCATTCCCTGGTCGGTGGGGGTCTTGTCTTTGGCGCGGCCGAGGATGCGTCCGCGATGATCGACGATGCCGAACTGGATGTTGGTTCCGCCAAGGTCAACACCTGCGATGAGGCCTTGGGGGAGATCGGGTGTGGTCGTCATGCGTTGCGCTCCTGCGGAATCAATCGGTCGGTGCAAGGGTATGGGTGGAAAGGATGATGCACTCGGGGAGCGCGCGGGCCAGAGTGCTGGCGTGGTCGGCGGGCGCGATCGCAAAGAGGGCGCTTCCGCTGCCGGAGAGGTGGACCGGAGCACTCAGGGCGTGCGTGGCGCGGGCGTGAATGTGGGTCAGTTGCGGTGCGACGAGTTGAGCCGCAGGCCAAAGATCGTTGAAGAGTTGTTGTGTGTCGGCGGTGCGCGCGATGGTGCAAGCGTGGTCGAGGTGGGCGGGTTGATAAGCCAGAGTATCGAAGGTGCGATAGACGGCGGGAGTGTGGCAGGCGAAGGGTGGCAGGATGAGGAGGATGGGGAGTTGGAGTGGCGGAAGTCGTTCGATTTGTTCGCCGAGGCCTGTGACCAGAGCGGGGCGTGGGGGTTGGTCATCGATGAAAAATGCGATGTCTGAACCAAGGTTGCTTGCGATGCGAGCCAGGGTGATGTGGGGAATGTTGAGTTCGAAGAGTTGGTTGAGGGCGAGGAGAGTTGAGGCGGCGTTTGATGAGCCGCCGCCCAGGCCTGTGCCGGGGGGGATGTGCTTGGTGAGGTCGAGGTGTATGGGGAGCGTGCGGGAGAGGAATTGTTCGAGCGCGCGGTGTGCACGGACTGCGAGGTCGTGGTCAATGGGCCAGTCGACAGGTTGACGGTCGGCACGTGTGATGGTGTAGTGCGAGGAGGCGGACTGGGCGAGGCGGGTGACCGAAAGCGTGTCGGCGAGCGCGATAGGCGCGAACCATGAGGCGATGGGGTGCATGCCGGCGCGGGGGTGATCGGGCGGGAGCGGCTGACCAACGGCGAGAGCGAGGTTTATTTTGGCCGGGCAGGGCCAGGCGAGCGCGTCGGGCATGAGAGTAGATGGTAGAGGATTGGAGGCGGCGTCGTTTTCCTATACTGTGGGATCGGAGGCACGCATGAAGGTACAGGATCTGGTTGATGCGATGCAGCAGATTGCGCCGCTGGCCTATGCGGAGGAGTGGGATCGCGCGGGGCTGATTGTGGGTTCGCCACAACGGACGATCGCGGGCCCGGTACTCCTGACGATTGATCTGAGCGAGGCGGTGCTTGCAGAGGCGCTCGAACTGAAGGCCGGCGCGATTGTGGCGTATCACTGCCCGATCTGGGACCCGATGCTGACGATGACGGACGCGACGGCGAAGGAACGCATCGTGCGTGGGGCGATTGAGGCGGGTCTTGCGATCTACTCGCCACACACGGCGCTGGATGCGGCACCGGGTGGCGTGACGGACTGGCTCTGCGAAGGCCTAAGCGAAGGGAGCGAGGGACAGATCGCGGGCGATTGTCGCGCGATCAAGTCGCATCATCAGCTGGATCAGAATCAGGAACTCAAGGTGGTCGTGTTTGTGCCCGAGAGCGACGTGGACACGATGCGCAATGTGCTCGGGACGGCTGGCGCGGGGAGCATCGGAGCTTACAAAGTGTGTTCGTTTTCTGTGATGGGCACAGGGACGTTCTTTGGGGGCGAGGGTGCCCGGCCTCGCGTGGGACAGGCGGGACGGCTGGAGAAAGTACCAGAACACCGATTGGAGATGGTGTGTTCGCGTGCTTCGCTGGCGCTGGTGATTCAGACGCTGCGGGAGTTTCACCCGTACGAGGAGCCTGCGATCGATGTGTATGAGTTGCACGGCGTGCGCGATCGCAAGGTGGGGCTTGGGCGGAGATTGGTGCTGGATCGGCCGGCGACGGTTCCGGAACTTGCGCGACGTTTTGCCCGGCATCTGAATACGGATCGAGTGAAGTATGCGCTGGCGGGTTCGGCTTTGGCCGACGAGCCGATCCGTCGTGTTGGCGTGGTGCCCGGGGCGGGCGAGGATCTTGCAGATATGGCGTCTGGCGAAGGATGTGAGGTGTTCGTCACTGGGGAGATGCGGTACCACGCGGTGGTCAAGGCTCTTGAACAGGGCGTAAGCGTTATCCTCGGTGGGCATACGAACACGGAGCGTGGATACCTGCCTCGTCTTGCGGGGCGGCTGGAAGCGCTGTTGAGCGATGCCCGATTTGTGGTCAGCAGCCGCGATCGGGACTTGTTCAGAATGGTGGAGAGCGATGATTGATGGATGAGAGCCTCAATAGTGTGGACCGGGCGAGACATGCGGGCGCGCAGGTGTTGATTGTCGATGACGAAGCCGAGCACGCGGATGTCATGGCCGACGCGCTGCGCAAGCCCGGGCATATCTGCACGATTGTCGGGTCCGTGGACGAAGCGATGAAAGAGCTCGATGGCGGAGCGTTCGACGTGATCGTGACAGATCTGCGGATGCCATCGTCGGCGGGGCAGCATGGTACATCGGCTGATGGCGGAGACGCGGGGCTGCGCGTGCTCGAGGCGGCGAGGCAGATGCAGCCCGAAGCCGAGACGATCATGGTGACGGCGCATGGTGATGTGCCGACCGCTCGGGCGGCGTTCAAGTTTGGCGCGTTCGACTTTATTGAGAAGCCTCTGGATCTGGAGCTGTTTCGCAGCCTGGTTCAACGTGCGGCGGAGAATGTGATGCTGCGGCATGAGTCGGGCGATCTCTCGCCGTTGGTGCAGCACGATGGGTTCGAGGGGATCATCGCCGGCTCGGAGCAGATGCGGCGGATACTGCGGGTGGTGCGGACGGTCGCGGCCAGCACTATTTCGGTGTTGATTACGGGCGAGAGTGGAACGGGCAAGGAGCTTGTGGCGCGGGCTGTGCACGAGAATTCGAAGCGCAAGGGCAAGCGTTTTGTGGCATTCAACTGTGCCGGGCAGAGCGAGAGCCTGATCGAAGATCAGTTGTTCGGGCATGTGCGCGGGGCGTACACGGGGGCCGACAAGGATCGCGAGGGTGTTTTTGAATACGCGGACGGCGGAACGCTGTTTCTCGATGAGATCGGGGACATGCCGCTGTCGATGCAGGCCAAGTTGCTGCGCGTGCTGGAGTCGGGCGAGGTGGTGAGGCTGGGTTCGAACGAGGCGCGCAAGGTTGATGTTCGATTCGTTAGTGCGACGAACCGGGATCTGCGCGAGTTGATTGTGCGTGGCGAGTTTCGGGAAGATTTGTTTTTTAGAATCAACGGCAGCCATGTCACGCTGCCGCCGCTGCGTGAGAGGCGTGACGACATTCCTCGAATTGTGCGGCACGCGATTGGGAAGTTTGCGGCTGAGGTTGCGCCAAAGCAGCCTGCGCCAGCGATATCGGATTCGGCGCTGCTGCGTCTGACGAGTTATGACTGGCCGGGGAATGTGCGGCAGTTGCTCAACGTGGTGCAGAACATGGTGATTACGGCTGCGGGCGAAGGCGAGGGCTCGATCAGGCTCGATGTCCGGCATATTCCGGATGACATTCGCTCGGATGCTGGTGATGGAGCGAGTGAGGGTGTGGCGGGCGCTCTGGCGGGAACGAGTCTGGAGCAGCTCGAGAAGCGTGCGATCCGCGAGACCCTGGGTATGACCGGAGGCAATCGGGAGCATGCTGCGAAACTGCTGGGTATCGGCGAACGGACGCTGTACCGCAAGTTGAAGGAATATGGCTTGCGCTGAGGCGTATTGGGCTTAGGCCCATGCGCAGGTGTTGCGCGGCCAGTGCGCCAAGGGTGCATTGCACGTCCTGTAATGCTGGCTCCTGCGGACGTCCTGGGTTATTAGATGAATATCCCTGCTTCTGAACTGGGGGATGTTGCCCCGTTTGCCGATAGAAAAGGTCTCGCACTTTCTGTGCGGGGAGGCAAACGTCTGTCCGATATGTTCAGTGGATGGAGAGGTCGATGCCGAGTGAGGCTTTAGAGAGAGTGCTTTCGTGTCCGTCGCTGCCTTCGCTGCCGGCGGTCGCGATGCAGGTGCTGGAGTTGACGCGCAATCCGGATGTGTCGTTGCGTGACATAGCGCGAGCGGTAGAGAAGGACCAGGCGCTGGTTGGCAAGATACTCAAGACTGTGAATTCGAGTTTTTATGGGCTGTCACAGCCATGTGGGACGGTTGATCGGGCATTGAACTTTCTAGGCCTGAACACGGTCAAGTCGCTGGTGCTGGGGTTCAGCCTGATCGACACATCGCGGTCCATCGGCGAACAGCCTCTGTTCAGTCTGGATGATTACTGGGTGCGATCGATTTATGCAGCTTCGGGCGCGCGTGTGCTAGCGATGCAGTTGAGGCGTGCGGATCCGGATGAGTCATTTACAGCGGCGTTGTTTCAGGATATCGGGATACTTGCTTCGGTGACTGCGCTTGGCAAGCAGTACACGCAGGTGTGCGCGGAGACCGGGTTCGATGGGGATACTCTGCCGACAGCGGAGAAGGCTGCGTTTGGCTTTACGCACATGGAGGCTGGGGCTGCGCTGGCGACGAAGTGGCGTCTGCCCAAGCCATATGTAGATGTCGTTCAGTTCCATCACTCGCCGGACCAGGCTTCCAGCGCGTCGAGCGCGATTGTGCGCACTGCGGTGCTGGGTCGACTGGCTACTGATGCATTGAGATGCGAGAGTGGCGCGAACAGGGTTATGCGTGAGTTTGAGTTCCTTTTGGGCGAGTGGTTCGGGCAGACTTTCAAACAGGTTGAAGGACATTTCAACGAGATTTCCCTCGCTGCAAAGGAGATTGGCAAGATCTTCAACTTTGTGATTCAGACTCCGACGAATGTGTCGAATCTGATGGCAGAAGCGCAGGAGCGAACAATCGAGATTCAGATCGCAACGGAGCGCGAAGCCCAGACGGACGCGCTGACGGGACTGCCGAATCGGCGGCGATTTGAGGAGCAATCAGAAGTGTTGTTTAAGATGGCGAGCACGACCAACTCACCTCTTGGCGTGGCGTTCTGCGACGGGGACTCGTTCAAGAAAGTTAATGACACCCTGGGGCATCAGGCTGGTGACGAAGTACTGGTGCAGATTGCGAGCAGACTTGCTGAGGCTGTGGGCGAAGCGGGCGTCGTGTTCAGATATGGCGGCGAAGAGTTCGCGGTGCTGTTGCCCGGAGCGAACCTGGCTCGTAGCAGGGAAATTGCTGAACGGATGCGGACGGCTGTGTGCGGAACCCCAATGGATCTGGGTGCTGTTGAGAATCCGGTGGACCACCACTCACAGACGGTCAGCATCGGTGTAGCGAGCTGGGAGCCCGGAGCGAGTCATGCCCCGCCGAGCATGTCGGAGCTGATCCGGCGTGCAGACGAAGCGGTGTACAAGGCCAAGGAGAACGGGCGAAACCGAGTCGAGATGTGGGTGGGACCCGAGAAAGACGGAATAGAAGAATCATGCGACAGCACCGGCGCGATCACCAATGTGCTGCTGGTTGAAGACGATCCCTTGAGCGCCACTTTGTGGAGGACAATGTTGCTCAAGGTGCCTGGTGTGCGTGTGACGCTGGAGTCGGGAATTCTTGGCGTGCATCGGCTGTTCAAGGCGGGATTTTCGCCTGACGTGGTGGTTACGGACTACTGCCTGAGCAGCGGATCGGGAACGGATGTTGTGCGTGCGGTGCGCGAACTGCCAAACAAGCGCGTGCCGATTCTGGTGGTGTCGGCGCTGCTTGATGACCATCGAAAGGCAGAAGGGTTGATGGCTGGCGCGACAATGTGTGTCAGCAAGATTGATATCAGCAAGCGGTTTCGATGGTGGATAGAGCAGATCACCAAAGGCGACTTCAGCGAGGCGATGGCCGCGTAAGCAAGAGTGCAGATTGATCAGAGGATTGGATGTTGCCATGCAGCTGCGAGGTCGGCGACGGAGATGGCTTCGTCGCGACCTGAGGGCGTGCCGCGAAGTATCAGAACGCCGGAGGTATTGATCGGGCCACCGATGATGTTGCCAGCGAGTGGATGGCCGGCGAGTTCTGCGAGTCTGGCGAGCAGTGCAGCGGGATTTTGTGTTTCGAGCATGTACCCTCCGGGTCGCTCGCCGAACCAGTAACCGATGGCCTGGGCGCCTGTGTACAGGCCGAAATCGAGGTCGAAGCCGAGCGGGCGGCCTGCGGTTGAGCCTGCGATGAGCATTTCAGCAACGGCGCAGAGTGCGCCGCCATCGGAGACATCGTGAGCCGAGAGGGCGAGGCCTTCGCGGAGCACGCCCGCGACTGCGTGCGCCAGCGCAGCACTCGCCACGGGATTCCATCGTGGCAGATCCATTGTCGTGCCGGTGGGGAGGCCAAAGAAGCGGGCGTAATGACTTGAGCCGAGACTGGCAAAGTTGTGTTCGTGGCCTTGTCGCGTTGGTGACGAATCACTGCCGAGAGGTTCGACGAAGACGAGTGTGTTGCCCGGCTGCTTGGCGTCCATGGTGATGCATCGGGCGATATCGGGGACGATGCCGATGCCGGTGATGAGGAGCGTGGGCGGGATTTCGATGGTTCGGCCGTCGTCGGTGGTGAACTGGTTGTTGAGCGAGTCCTTGCCGGAGACGAATGGGGTGCGATAGGCCATAGCTCCGTCGTAGCAACCGACAGCTGCGCGGACGAGTGAGCCGAGGTTCTCGGGTTTCTTGCAGCTTGGCCAGCAGA
Protein-coding sequences here:
- a CDS encoding DUF115 domain-containing protein, which translates into the protein MDFFQADPFTLDQSSVLDRNLAALARTCPQLAARLRLVQPRTDIEFDTSDEGVTTARFVGGTQLASRRRPLSEARTLADSVDVKSHPGIAVLGFGLGHHLEAIAQRQRGSGALLCFEPDLELLRAVFERIDHSDWISATNFAILTEPDDGAAITHALTGVEALVALGVRLVDHPPSIPRLGEQAERFGRCLADVLKALRTTIVTTLVQSETTLRNALMNLDHYVNCQGVADLAGICAGSPAVVVAAGPSLERNLELLADPAVRDRCVIIAVQTVLRTMLARGIRPHFVAALDHHEISKRFYEGLSAKDVEGITLIVEPKANPAILDAFPGTIRCIGEDLLDSILADTDLRHRRMGSIKPGATVAHLCYYFARHLGCDPVILIGQDLGFTDGQYYSAHAAIHNIWASELSEFRTLEMFEWERIARQKSLLRRKVDILGRPIYTDEQMATYLAQFESDFLADSAQGLRVIDATEGGVAKQHTITTTLAAALDACAGAPSHRLPKTEYPARTDSHIELVRRRLVQVRADARTIAMKSRETRRLLRRLTRTGTTLDQINAAVPRIHEIRDEVTALQPAFDLTQFLNQAGSLNRFRADRNIEMEPSLSDIQRQQRRLERDIENVTWIADAADTLCALLEESAVAIAGGTKRTRDLIALPGMNTAPSRRRRVAAILHIDFEQGGLGTPRRLDEPLIAGLSPLAMTVARLLTCRRLKEIVCLTNDEPRLRSILGELHARVVVGPLDLPRFRARINAIGPARRFTPTTWRGGIANLAVFDEALEPASCADIVESRNLDAAIIIGPDWCAIDPALTDALIERHTEHPDGHRITFSQAPPGLCGLLIDRATLRNLADNEHRAGCLATIGAMLGYVPFAPQADPIARSVCINIPSVVRDLQERCIPDSPGDAALLSRAFTDLDPMRASAADLSHAILSRRAMPALPRHITLELVARRAMQGPWAASLARSFGFAPRQPIALEHAQRIIEQLPPASTLTLHGSGDPLDHPSLAEITAAAHKRGLATHLRTALASDTWDQVLDLQCDVVSIDVLATNAPTYQFLTGMGDYERVKERVETLLQTRNSRAPSSLPSPWILPRITRCDAVYEQIEIFYDGWLRACGCAVIDPMPTIDSNGRIAPLPQPQAARDRISRTTITIRSDGSIVGLDNHTNHSQTIASLWQRLHQKTTRDDSALAAA
- a CDS encoding ROK family protein — encoded protein: MTTTPDLPQGLIAGVDLGGTNIQFGIVDHRGRILGRAKDKTPTDQGMEVILDRIVLGIRAAAKDAQVQMADLIALGLGAPGPVDPVAGIVREAVNLRWTMAPVGELLMERLGMPVVLDNDVNVAVYGEAHHGAGIGSRNLIGAWIGTGVGGGLILDGKLFYGHHFSAGELGHMLLYPNNPPGSRTIENICSRSAVVDRVLHLIRTNRKSMIPELLGDKFPKIKSKTLADAYRKGDELVIEVIDDAADRLGMALGSITTLLSLERIILGGGLTEALQDLFVDRVRLGVQRAAFPAVAKTVDVVVSKLDDDAGVIGAALLARQRLASVQA
- a CDS encoding Nif3-like dinuclear metal center hexameric protein — encoded protein: MKVQDLVDAMQQIAPLAYAEEWDRAGLIVGSPQRTIAGPVLLTIDLSEAVLAEALELKAGAIVAYHCPIWDPMLTMTDATAKERIVRGAIEAGLAIYSPHTALDAAPGGVTDWLCEGLSEGSEGQIAGDCRAIKSHHQLDQNQELKVVVFVPESDVDTMRNVLGTAGAGSIGAYKVCSFSVMGTGTFFGGEGARPRVGQAGRLEKVPEHRLEMVCSRASLALVIQTLREFHPYEEPAIDVYELHGVRDRKVGLGRRLVLDRPATVPELARRFARHLNTDRVKYALAGSALADEPIRRVGVVPGAGEDLADMASGEGCEVFVTGEMRYHAVVKALEQGVSVILGGHTNTERGYLPRLAGRLEALLSDARFVVSSRDRDLFRMVESDD
- a CDS encoding sigma-54-dependent Fis family transcriptional regulator; protein product: MDESLNSVDRARHAGAQVLIVDDEAEHADVMADALRKPGHICTIVGSVDEAMKELDGGAFDVIVTDLRMPSSAGQHGTSADGGDAGLRVLEAARQMQPEAETIMVTAHGDVPTARAAFKFGAFDFIEKPLDLELFRSLVQRAAENVMLRHESGDLSPLVQHDGFEGIIAGSEQMRRILRVVRTVAASTISVLITGESGTGKELVARAVHENSKRKGKRFVAFNCAGQSESLIEDQLFGHVRGAYTGADKDREGVFEYADGGTLFLDEIGDMPLSMQAKLLRVLESGEVVRLGSNEARKVDVRFVSATNRDLRELIVRGEFREDLFFRINGSHVTLPPLRERRDDIPRIVRHAIGKFAAEVAPKQPAPAISDSALLRLTSYDWPGNVRQLLNVVQNMVITAAGEGEGSIRLDVRHIPDDIRSDAGDGASEGVAGALAGTSLEQLEKRAIRETLGMTGGNREHAAKLLGIGERTLYRKLKEYGLR
- a CDS encoding HDOD domain-containing protein, translated to MPSEALERVLSCPSLPSLPAVAMQVLELTRNPDVSLRDIARAVEKDQALVGKILKTVNSSFYGLSQPCGTVDRALNFLGLNTVKSLVLGFSLIDTSRSIGEQPLFSLDDYWVRSIYAASGARVLAMQLRRADPDESFTAALFQDIGILASVTALGKQYTQVCAETGFDGDTLPTAEKAAFGFTHMEAGAALATKWRLPKPYVDVVQFHHSPDQASSASSAIVRTAVLGRLATDALRCESGANRVMREFEFLLGEWFGQTFKQVEGHFNEISLAAKEIGKIFNFVIQTPTNVSNLMAEAQERTIEIQIATEREAQTDALTGLPNRRRFEEQSEVLFKMASTTNSPLGVAFCDGDSFKKVNDTLGHQAGDEVLVQIASRLAEAVGEAGVVFRYGGEEFAVLLPGANLARSREIAERMRTAVCGTPMDLGAVENPVDHHSQTVSIGVASWEPGASHAPPSMSELIRRADEAVYKAKENGRNRVEMWVGPEKDGIEESCDSTGAITNVLLVEDDPLSATLWRTMLLKVPGVRVTLESGILGVHRLFKAGFSPDVVVTDYCLSSGSGTDVVRAVRELPNKRVPILVVSALLDDHRKAEGLMAGATMCVSKIDISKRFRWWIEQITKGDFSEAMAA